One part of the Polycyclovorans algicola TG408 genome encodes these proteins:
- a CDS encoding type II toxin-antitoxin system HicB family antitoxin produces the protein MRYAIVIEKVADNYSAYVPDLPGCVATGSSEAEVEAEIRVAIGFHLEGMREDGIVIPPPSSRVDYVDIAA, from the coding sequence ATGCGCTACGCCATCGTCATCGAAAAAGTCGCCGACAACTATTCGGCCTACGTGCCCGATCTGCCGGGCTGCGTCGCCACCGGCAGTAGCGAGGCGGAAGTGGAGGCGGAGATTCGCGTCGCCATCGGCTTCCATCTGGAAGGCATGCGGGAAGACGGCATCGTCATTCCACCACCCTCAAGCCGTGTCGATTACGTCGACATTGCGGCTTGA